A region of Moorena producens PAL-8-15-08-1 DNA encodes the following proteins:
- the ispE gene encoding 4-(cytidine 5'-diphospho)-2-C-methyl-D-erythritol kinase: MHSYSLNAPAKINLYLEILGDAGDGYHELAMILQSIELADQIDIRAIGTQEIKVHCNHPQVPTDESNLAYKAAALMWEEFPECFANLGGVEITIHKRIPVAAGLAGGSTDAAAVLVGIDMLWQLGLTHPELQQLGAQLGSDVPFCLAGGTALALGRGERLSALPGLDSLYVVLGKYRSLMVSTAWAYQTYRNQFGETYIREPEDLESRANRVHSGPMVKEILNKDGGEISKLLRNDLEKVVLPNHPKVLQLREAFENSGAIGTMMSGSGPTVFALCESQEQAQEIQQKVSIDITDPDLEFWVTKLSTQGIQIISTP, from the coding sequence ATGCATTCATACTCCCTAAATGCCCCAGCTAAAATCAATCTGTATTTGGAAATCCTCGGTGATGCGGGTGATGGTTATCACGAACTCGCAATGATTCTCCAAAGCATCGAATTAGCTGATCAAATCGACATCCGTGCCATTGGTACACAGGAGATTAAAGTCCACTGTAATCATCCCCAAGTCCCAACGGATGAAAGCAACCTCGCTTATAAAGCAGCTGCCTTGATGTGGGAGGAGTTTCCTGAGTGTTTTGCTAACTTGGGTGGTGTGGAAATTACTATCCACAAGCGAATTCCTGTAGCGGCTGGACTAGCTGGTGGTTCGACGGATGCAGCGGCTGTGTTAGTAGGAATCGATATGTTGTGGCAATTGGGATTAACCCACCCGGAATTACAACAATTGGGAGCACAGCTTGGATCCGATGTGCCGTTTTGCCTTGCTGGTGGCACCGCTCTAGCTCTGGGGAGAGGTGAGCGGTTGTCTGCCCTACCGGGACTGGATTCTCTATATGTCGTGTTGGGTAAATACCGCAGTCTGATGGTTTCTACTGCTTGGGCTTATCAGACTTATCGGAATCAGTTTGGGGAAACCTATATCCGGGAGCCTGAGGACTTAGAATCCCGTGCTAATCGTGTTCATAGCGGTCCAATGGTCAAGGAAATCCTCAATAAGGATGGGGGAGAGATTAGCAAACTATTGCGCAATGATTTAGAGAAAGTGGTGTTACCCAATCACCCCAAAGTCTTGCAACTACGGGAAGCCTTTGAGAATAGTGGTGCCATAGGAACCATGATGTCTGGTTCAGGTCCGACGGTATTTGCCCTGTGCGAGTCCCAGGAGCAAGCCCAGGAAATTCAACAGAAAGTAAGCATTGACATTACTGACCCAGATTTAGAGTTTTGGGTGACCAAGTTATCGACTCAGGGAATTCAGATAATTTCAACACCTTGA
- a CDS encoding IS200/IS605 family accessory protein TnpB-related protein, whose amino-acid sequence MKTPTQIIRTDKWRLNATSEQRLLFTETVKVYRRACRYLVGIIYTHWSKFGNLTADQLTPAVEKLMHQTAKRPSVKYPQFNKAFYKFPSYYRRSALAFAAGQVSSFVTRYREWQAGTRKLPNASPPKLNADTGCYPALYKGQCYKLHRFNQVEIKVFNGSDWVWTTVQITGLRERHQVATNKMLSPSLIFNERACHLSVPFSCKPEKRKPEANVTAVDLGINTTATISVVTHSGTVIHRDFIHPGRDIDRRDKRLKSVSMRASKTMGKGGRLHKGFCSKTYQKCQRINNQISHVVSRRIVEIAEKFNSEAIVFENLKAWKPKGGRKRSNLRQRFHGWLKAKIRDFTLEKWAELGGKVIEVVAAYTSKLAYDGSGIVKRDSGNYALATFSSGKQFNADLNGAYNIGARGVLKLVRRNDNEGRFSKSSGRPPRSWACLCDLWAAASPRLA is encoded by the coding sequence GTGAAAACACCAACTCAGATCATTCGCACCGACAAATGGAGGCTTAACGCAACTAGTGAGCAGCGTCTGCTGTTCACTGAGACGGTTAAAGTCTATCGTCGTGCTTGCAGATACTTGGTTGGTATTATTTACACTCACTGGAGTAAATTCGGGAACTTAACGGCGGATCAGCTGACTCCTGCTGTCGAGAAACTAATGCATCAGACAGCTAAGCGTCCCAGTGTCAAGTATCCTCAGTTCAACAAAGCTTTTTATAAATTTCCCAGCTATTACCGTCGTTCTGCGCTCGCATTTGCGGCGGGTCAAGTTAGTAGTTTTGTGACCCGTTACCGAGAATGGCAAGCAGGCACTAGGAAACTACCTAATGCCAGTCCTCCGAAACTGAATGCTGACACTGGCTGTTACCCAGCTTTATATAAAGGCCAATGCTATAAACTACACCGATTCAATCAAGTCGAAATCAAAGTCTTTAACGGCTCTGACTGGGTCTGGACTACCGTTCAAATTACCGGATTAAGAGAGCGTCATCAGGTGGCAACCAATAAGATGTTGTCACCATCTTTGATATTTAATGAAAGAGCTTGCCATCTGTCAGTTCCGTTTAGTTGCAAGCCAGAAAAACGGAAACCAGAGGCTAATGTAACAGCGGTAGATCTCGGAATTAATACTACTGCAACGATATCGGTTGTAACCCACAGTGGCACTGTAATCCACCGAGATTTCATCCATCCGGGGAGAGACATAGACCGCAGGGACAAGCGACTGAAGTCTGTATCTATGCGTGCATCTAAAACCATGGGGAAGGGTGGCAGACTTCACAAGGGTTTTTGTTCTAAGACCTACCAAAAATGCCAAAGAATCAACAACCAAATCAGTCATGTAGTCTCTAGGCGAATTGTTGAGATTGCTGAAAAGTTTAACTCCGAAGCGATTGTGTTTGAGAACCTTAAGGCATGGAAGCCAAAAGGGGGACGAAAACGGTCTAACCTTCGGCAAAGATTTCACGGATGGCTCAAGGCAAAAATTCGCGATTTTACGCTTGAGAAATGGGCTGAGTTAGGAGGCAAAGTAATAGAGGTTGTTGCAGCATATACCTCAAAGCTTGCCTATGATGGTTCAGGCATTGTTAAACGTGACTCAGGAAATTATGCCCTAGCAACTTTCTCCTCAGGTAAGCAATTCAATGCCGACTTAAACGGTGCTTACAATATCGGCGCTAGAGGTGTGCTTAAACTCGTTCGCAGAAATGACAACGAGGGTCGTTTCAGCAAAAGCTCTGGACGACCGCCTAGAAGCTGGGCTTGTCTGTGTGATTTGTGGGCTGCGGCTAGCCCTAGATTAGCATAG
- a CDS encoding ABC transporter ATP-binding protein translates to MFQTTVKEPRPTATTTAKLDVELRKVFKVFDTETVVRGVDLSIRQGEFFSILGPSGCGKTTTLRLVAGFEMPSAGEVMIQGRSMNHIPPHRRPVNTVFQSYALFNHLSVSENIAFGLRLKKLPPLEVEERVKAALKQVKLEGLANRYPPQLSGGQQQRVALARALVNRPAVLLLDEPLGALDFKLRKQMQVELSNLHQDLGLTFVMVTHDQEEAMSLSDRIAVMRAGKIEQVGSPREIYENPRTTFVADFIGDTNLFKGRLQRSDADSLEITTKTGIKIVVESPSVREVLDNSNAQDIVVGVRPEKIRLSLSPPTTTTMNCFEGRLKHAMYLGTHIQCVVELLSGDCLRVILANTNNKLPDPHTTIYARWAPTDCRVLEE, encoded by the coding sequence ATGTTTCAAACGACTGTTAAAGAACCACGTCCGACTGCTACGACTACAGCTAAACTTGATGTTGAACTCCGCAAGGTTTTTAAAGTGTTCGACACCGAGACTGTTGTCCGTGGTGTTGACTTAAGTATCCGTCAAGGAGAATTTTTTAGCATTCTTGGTCCGTCTGGCTGTGGCAAAACTACAACCTTGCGTTTAGTAGCGGGATTTGAGATGCCTTCAGCTGGGGAGGTAATGATTCAGGGACGCTCGATGAATCATATTCCACCACACCGCCGACCTGTCAATACGGTCTTTCAAAGTTATGCTCTATTCAATCACCTGAGTGTATCGGAAAATATTGCCTTTGGTCTACGCCTAAAAAAGCTACCCCCATTGGAGGTTGAGGAACGAGTCAAAGCAGCCCTCAAACAAGTGAAACTGGAGGGATTGGCGAATCGGTATCCCCCTCAACTGTCTGGGGGTCAACAGCAACGAGTGGCATTAGCCCGAGCATTAGTTAATCGACCAGCGGTGCTGTTGTTGGATGAACCCTTGGGAGCGCTAGATTTCAAGCTGCGCAAACAGATGCAGGTGGAACTTTCAAATCTCCATCAAGACCTGGGGTTAACTTTTGTGATGGTGACCCACGACCAAGAAGAAGCCATGAGTCTTTCTGACCGGATCGCTGTGATGCGTGCAGGTAAAATTGAGCAAGTTGGTTCCCCCAGAGAAATCTATGAAAATCCTCGGACAACCTTTGTGGCGGACTTTATCGGTGATACCAATTTATTTAAAGGTCGTCTGCAACGGTCCGATGCCGACTCACTCGAAATTACCACCAAGACTGGTATCAAGATTGTGGTTGAGTCTCCATCCGTTAGAGAAGTCCTGGATAATTCTAATGCTCAGGATATTGTAGTAGGTGTACGACCAGAGAAAATTCGCCTGAGTCTTTCCCCCCCTACTACTACTACAATGAATTGCTTTGAAGGACGTCTTAAACACGCGATGTACCTGGGTACTCATATTCAATGTGTGGTGGAGTTACTCAGTGGCGACTGTCTTAGAGTCATACTTGCCAACACCAATAACAAGTTACCAGACCCTCACACGACAATTTATGCTCGTTGGGCACCCACCGATTGTCGCGTGTTGGAGGAATAA
- the tnpA gene encoding IS200/IS605 family transposase — translation MSTAFRSFAHTVSLIKIHIVFVTKYRHPVITGDIEEDILDLAKSICEKNNCILEDAKADLGTNDHIHLLIDLAPKVSISKLCNTLKTVTSREIRKRYAKELAPYYWKPVFWKRGFSAVSCGGAPLSVLKQYIENQGYDD, via the coding sequence ATGTCAACCGCCTTTCGCTCTTTCGCTCACACTGTTTCGTTAATCAAGATTCACATAGTGTTTGTCACTAAGTACCGCCATCCAGTAATTACTGGGGACATAGAAGAGGACATCTTAGACTTGGCAAAAAGCATCTGCGAGAAAAATAACTGCATCCTTGAGGATGCCAAGGCGGACTTGGGGACAAATGATCATATCCATCTCCTAATTGATTTAGCCCCTAAGGTATCAATTTCCAAGCTTTGCAACACCCTTAAGACAGTGACCAGTAGAGAGATTAGAAAAAGATACGCAAAAGAATTGGCTCCCTATTACTGGAAGCCAGTCTTCTGGAAAAGGGGATTTAGTGCTGTTTCTTGTGGAGGAGCCCCCCTTTCGGTTCTAAAGCAATATATAGAAAACCAAGGTTACGACGATTGA
- a CDS encoding DUF3086 domain-containing protein: MNSEDPQNPEQEQDNNQAVKGLDNSQESNFPDQDRATPRDNSQAPDLPPISLTLSDHDKAKPTQSSEPNRDDKVSEIQLGKSSDQAKKMASLAQTVAELEQKEQELRQRIATLQNHEQSLVSKELGSTQAVVERMVFEGLTELEQRKQKLQISIEQLERRRERIREEMRTSFAGVSQELAIRVQGFKDYLVGSLQDLAAAAEQLELSQPPREAPRSELEETPPPPTRGNPQFAEQAFKDEVRQIRQLLDQYRKMPDYYGPPWQLRRTFEPIHAEKVSQWFFSQGGRGALQTMGSRLQNVLIASAVISVLRTLYDNRLITLVLANTPERLGEWRRGLQDCLGISRSDFGPERGVVLFEDPIALVQKAERLIKRDQLALIIVDETEDKISLSLLQFPLWLAFAPDPRQMYTYDDY; this comes from the coding sequence ATGAATTCCGAAGACCCACAAAACCCAGAACAAGAGCAAGATAACAACCAAGCAGTTAAGGGATTAGATAATTCACAGGAGTCAAATTTCCCAGATCAAGATAGGGCTACTCCTAGAGATAACTCTCAAGCTCCCGACCTTCCTCCCATTTCTCTGACCCTATCAGACCATGACAAAGCTAAACCAACACAGTCGAGTGAGCCGAATCGGGATGATAAAGTTAGTGAAATTCAACTAGGGAAGTCTTCAGATCAAGCAAAAAAAATGGCTAGCTTAGCTCAAACTGTGGCTGAACTTGAGCAAAAAGAACAGGAGTTGAGACAGAGAATTGCCACTTTGCAAAACCATGAACAGTCACTGGTTTCAAAGGAATTGGGAAGCACCCAAGCAGTTGTGGAGCGGATGGTATTTGAAGGTCTGACCGAACTGGAGCAACGCAAGCAAAAGTTGCAAATTTCTATTGAGCAACTAGAACGCCGCCGGGAACGGATTCGTGAAGAAATGCGCACCAGTTTTGCTGGTGTATCTCAAGAGCTAGCGATTCGGGTTCAAGGTTTTAAAGATTATTTGGTTGGCTCCTTACAAGACCTAGCTGCTGCTGCAGAACAACTGGAACTCTCCCAGCCGCCAAGGGAAGCACCACGGTCAGAATTAGAAGAAACCCCACCACCCCCCACCAGAGGCAACCCACAATTTGCCGAACAAGCATTTAAAGACGAAGTCCGACAGATTCGTCAGCTGTTGGATCAATATCGCAAAATGCCAGATTATTATGGTCCTCCCTGGCAACTGCGTCGTACCTTCGAGCCAATTCACGCTGAAAAAGTGTCTCAGTGGTTTTTTTCCCAAGGTGGTCGTGGTGCGCTGCAAACTATGGGCAGCCGCTTACAAAATGTTTTAATTGCCTCAGCGGTTATATCCGTGTTGCGGACACTGTATGACAATCGCCTAATTACCCTTGTCCTGGCCAACACCCCAGAACGACTGGGAGAATGGCGCAGAGGATTACAGGACTGTCTGGGAATCTCCCGCAGTGATTTTGGTCCAGAACGGGGAGTTGTTCTATTTGAAGATCCAATAGCCCTGGTTCAAAAAGCGGAACGACTGATCAAGCGGGATCAGTTAGCCTTAATCATTGTTGACGAAACCGAAGATAAGATCAGTCTGTCATTATTGCAATTTCCCCTATGGCTTGCTTTTGCACCTGATCCTCGGCAGATGTACACTTACGACGATTATTGA
- the folB gene encoding dihydroneopterin aldolase — protein MDCIKLSNIRCYGYTGYLPEEQTLGQWFEVDLTMWLDLSPAGESDDLRDTMDYRQTIDTVKHLVKTSKCALIEKLANQIANAILEFDKVEQVQVQLSKPGAPIPDFGGKITLEVTRSRHNR, from the coding sequence ATGGACTGTATTAAACTGAGCAATATTCGCTGCTACGGCTACACTGGCTACCTACCGGAAGAACAGACCCTAGGACAATGGTTTGAAGTAGACCTAACAATGTGGCTAGATCTAAGCCCTGCGGGAGAAAGTGATGACCTTAGGGATACCATGGATTATCGGCAAACTATTGATACTGTCAAGCATTTGGTTAAAACCTCAAAATGTGCCCTGATCGAAAAATTGGCAAATCAAATTGCTAATGCCATCCTAGAATTCGATAAGGTGGAGCAAGTCCAAGTGCAGTTAAGCAAACCTGGTGCGCCGATTCCAGATTTTGGAGGTAAGATCACCCTGGAAGTGACTAGAAGCCGTCACAATAGGTAG
- the mrdA gene encoding penicillin-binding protein 2 yields the protein MTLIQPSLSSYTVYRSNSRTVGRKYQSVVIMVLISLFLLGGIGSRLAYLQLVQGERNQQLAENNRIRLIPKPPIRGNIFDRKGRVLASYRLSHSVFVWPMVLRQEQWPQTRKRLSQILKIPDAEIQKRLEQAGYNSPYLLRIARGVTPAQVTALAEYSNELQGIEVDIDAVRYYPHGQLSAHVLGYTGELDYEELQRRKPDGYRLGDVLGKMGVEKSYEHLLRGEWGGQQVEVDGAGRVVRVLGQKQAKPGKPIHISIDIDVQKAAEAALGDRKGAVVAMDPNTGAVLAMVSRPTFDPNIFSTRITSETWRKLQGRGNPFINRAMRGFPPASTFKVVTASAGMESGRYSPKTVLQTYPYLYVGGHAFGEWNRAGFGPMGFVGAMAWSSNTFFGQIGRGVGGKTLIEWARKYGFGEKTGIELSGESRGLIVDDAWKRKNYNWGWTVGDTINMSIGQGFTLGTPLQTSVMFSVVANGGYRVKPHLLKNNQDAIKGRVSMNMKPSTIQTLRRGLRAVVTGGTGAALRVPELPPAAGKSGTAEAPPGKAHAWFGGFAPYDKPEIAVVAFVEHSGGGGGSVAGPIVRQVMEAYFKHK from the coding sequence ATGACATTAATTCAGCCTTCCTTATCTTCGTATACAGTATATCGATCTAATTCCCGCACTGTCGGACGCAAATACCAATCCGTAGTGATTATGGTACTGATTAGCCTATTCTTGCTGGGGGGAATTGGTTCCCGTTTAGCGTATTTACAGCTAGTTCAAGGGGAACGCAACCAACAGCTGGCAGAAAATAACCGGATTCGTCTGATTCCCAAGCCCCCTATACGGGGCAATATTTTTGACCGTAAGGGCAGAGTATTAGCTAGCTATCGGTTGTCTCACTCGGTCTTTGTGTGGCCCATGGTTCTTAGGCAGGAGCAATGGCCCCAAACTCGCAAACGCCTGTCCCAGATTTTGAAGATACCAGACGCTGAGATTCAAAAGCGTCTGGAACAAGCGGGCTATAACTCTCCTTACCTACTTCGGATTGCCCGTGGTGTTACTCCCGCTCAAGTTACTGCCTTGGCTGAGTACAGCAATGAATTACAGGGGATAGAGGTGGATATTGATGCAGTACGGTACTATCCCCATGGACAGCTATCGGCTCACGTTCTAGGTTATACTGGAGAGTTAGACTATGAAGAGCTGCAACGGCGTAAACCTGACGGCTACCGCCTCGGTGACGTGCTTGGAAAAATGGGGGTGGAGAAGTCTTATGAGCATCTGCTACGGGGAGAATGGGGCGGTCAGCAAGTAGAAGTTGATGGTGCTGGACGAGTCGTCAGAGTTCTGGGTCAGAAACAGGCAAAACCGGGTAAACCTATCCATATAAGCATCGATATAGACGTGCAGAAGGCAGCCGAGGCAGCATTAGGCGATCGCAAAGGGGCAGTCGTGGCTATGGACCCCAACACCGGTGCTGTCCTCGCAATGGTTTCTCGTCCAACCTTTGACCCGAATATTTTCTCGACTCGCATCACCTCAGAAACCTGGCGAAAGCTACAAGGCAGAGGGAATCCGTTTATTAACCGGGCAATGCGAGGGTTTCCTCCAGCCAGTACATTTAAGGTAGTCACGGCTTCGGCGGGTATGGAATCTGGTCGGTATTCTCCCAAAACTGTTTTACAGACTTATCCTTACCTGTATGTCGGTGGTCATGCCTTTGGGGAGTGGAACCGAGCCGGATTTGGTCCAATGGGATTTGTTGGTGCTATGGCTTGGAGCAGTAACACCTTCTTTGGTCAAATCGGTCGAGGGGTTGGGGGGAAAACCCTGATTGAATGGGCTCGTAAATATGGCTTTGGTGAAAAAACTGGTATTGAGTTATCCGGCGAATCCCGTGGTTTGATAGTGGATGATGCCTGGAAGCGGAAAAACTACAATTGGGGATGGACCGTTGGAGATACCATAAATATGTCTATTGGTCAAGGATTTACCCTTGGAACACCCTTACAAACCTCAGTCATGTTTTCTGTAGTTGCCAATGGCGGCTACCGGGTTAAACCCCACTTGCTCAAGAACAATCAGGATGCTATCAAAGGGCGAGTGTCCATGAATATGAAGCCATCAACGATTCAAACCCTACGCCGAGGACTGCGAGCTGTGGTTACTGGGGGAACAGGAGCTGCATTGAGGGTGCCAGAGTTACCTCCTGCCGCTGGTAAGAGTGGAACAGCAGAGGCTCCTCCTGGCAAGGCTCATGCTTGGTTTGGTGGTTTTGCCCCCTATGATAAACCCGAGATTGCAGTTGTTGCTTTTGTGGAACATTCCGGCGGCGGTGGAGGTTCAGTGGCAGGACCAATTGTGCGCCAGGTAATGGAGGCTTATTTTAAACATAAATAG
- the plsY gene encoding glycerol-3-phosphate 1-O-acyltransferase PlsY: MVLNLTWSGLLVISAYLLGSLPTGYLAGRWLKDIDIREHGSGSTGATNILRTVGKGPAVVVLLIDALKGAAAISLVHGFYTLTQVSLLPQTWQPWLVALAAFAAIFGHSKSIWLNFTGGKSVATSIGVIFTMSWPVGLGTLGVFAVVLAISRIVSLSSIAGAIAVSLLMYLTKAPLAYELFGIAAGIYVIIRHRSNIQRLLTGTEPQIGKPLSPAVSLETGTD, translated from the coding sequence ATGGTACTTAACTTAACTTGGAGTGGGCTACTAGTAATCTCAGCCTATTTATTAGGTTCCCTGCCTACTGGTTACCTAGCAGGACGCTGGCTTAAAGATATTGATATTCGTGAGCATGGCTCTGGCTCCACCGGTGCCACCAATATATTGAGAACTGTGGGCAAAGGACCAGCAGTGGTGGTATTACTGATTGATGCCTTGAAAGGAGCAGCTGCTATTAGTCTAGTCCATGGCTTTTATACCCTGACACAAGTTTCTCTACTCCCTCAAACCTGGCAACCCTGGTTAGTGGCATTAGCTGCGTTTGCTGCTATCTTTGGTCATAGTAAATCCATTTGGCTAAACTTCACCGGAGGGAAATCCGTTGCGACCAGTATAGGTGTTATATTTACCATGTCTTGGCCTGTAGGGTTAGGAACCCTAGGTGTATTTGCAGTAGTCTTGGCAATTTCTCGTATTGTCTCGCTCAGTTCCATTGCTGGTGCGATCGCTGTTTCCCTACTGATGTACCTTACCAAAGCTCCTCTTGCCTATGAGCTATTTGGTATTGCTGCTGGCATATATGTGATCATCCGTCACCGCAGTAACATCCAGCGTCTACTTACAGGTACCGAACCCCAAATCGGGAAACCCCTTTCTCCAGCAGTATCCTTAGAGACTGGAACAGACTAA
- a CDS encoding CBASS cGAMP-activated phospholipase gives MTFRILSLDGGGIRGVIAAVILAELEKDINQPLNKYFDLIAGTSTGSILAAGIATGIPSREMIRLYEQKGERIFRYTSRFSLKRLKVILKYGLSAPKHSNQGLIEVMKEQFGTTKLSDIYDSPRLLITAYDTISRMPIIFKSWREDKDYFHVPLWEACVCSASAPTYFPAHQLKTQSKTYSAIDGGVGANNPSSCALAEAIHLNHSLEEISIISIGTGASNRPIPWEKAKGWGLGQWGWQGRLIEVLFDAPSDIHRYITKELMASLESEDATVSRYLRLQPEITNDTMDDATRSNIAKLKRVAKNYAWQNQGLFQNFLKIH, from the coding sequence ATGACTTTTCGCATACTCAGCTTAGATGGCGGTGGTATTCGGGGCGTTATCGCAGCAGTAATCTTGGCGGAATTGGAGAAAGATATTAACCAGCCCCTCAACAAGTATTTTGATTTAATTGCAGGTACCTCCACTGGTTCAATCTTGGCTGCCGGGATTGCCACTGGCATCCCCAGTCGGGAGATGATTAGACTTTATGAACAGAAAGGGGAAAGGATTTTCCGCTACACCAGCCGTTTTTCACTAAAGCGGCTGAAGGTTATCCTTAAGTATGGTCTTTCTGCTCCTAAACACTCCAATCAGGGGTTAATTGAGGTGATGAAAGAACAGTTTGGGACGACCAAGCTGTCGGATATCTACGATTCACCTCGGCTGTTGATCACAGCCTACGACACTATTAGTCGCATGCCGATAATATTTAAAAGCTGGCGTGAAGACAAAGATTATTTTCATGTTCCGTTGTGGGAAGCCTGTGTCTGTTCCGCATCTGCCCCCACCTATTTTCCAGCCCATCAGCTCAAGACTCAAAGCAAGACTTACTCGGCAATTGATGGTGGGGTTGGGGCGAATAATCCCTCAAGCTGTGCATTAGCTGAAGCGATCCACTTAAATCATTCCCTTGAGGAAATTTCTATAATCTCCATTGGCACAGGAGCATCAAACCGCCCCATTCCTTGGGAAAAAGCTAAAGGCTGGGGATTGGGACAATGGGGATGGCAAGGACGATTGATTGAAGTGCTATTTGATGCTCCTTCTGACATTCACCGGTATATTACCAAAGAGTTGATGGCTAGCTTAGAATCCGAGGATGCAACAGTTTCTCGTTACCTGCGTCTACAACCGGAAATCACTAATGACACAATGGATGATGCGACTCGGAGCAATATTGCCAAGTTAAAGCGTGTTGCTAAGAATTACGCCTGGCAAAACCAAGGTTTGTTCCAGAACTTCCTGAAAATCCATTGA
- the rsmA gene encoding 16S rRNA (adenine(1518)-N(6)/adenine(1519)-N(6))-dimethyltransferase RsmA, translated as MTLKARKKFAQHWLRSEEALNQIVTAANLHKSDRILEIGPGTGILTQRLLPFVQSVVAVEIDRDLCRFLVKKLGKIDNFLLLQGDFLSLELDTLLANFSNFQKPNKVVANIPYNITGPILEKLLGTITQPAVPGFDLIVLLVQKEVAQRLYAKPSCRQFGALSVRVQYLAQCELICDVPGSAFSPPPKVDSAVVRLHPSLAEPPASDPRCLETLLKLGFGSKRKMLRNNLKSVIERDRITQLLEQLEISPQARAEDLSVAQWIALANQITIKNAFILPKCPS; from the coding sequence ATGACGTTAAAAGCTCGTAAAAAATTTGCTCAACATTGGCTGCGTAGCGAGGAGGCACTGAACCAAATCGTGACAGCTGCTAATTTACACAAAAGCGATCGCATTCTAGAAATTGGTCCGGGTACTGGCATTCTTACCCAGCGGTTACTGCCTTTTGTTCAGTCTGTAGTGGCGGTAGAAATTGATCGAGACTTGTGCCGATTTTTAGTTAAAAAACTCGGTAAGATAGATAATTTTTTACTTCTGCAAGGGGACTTTCTATCCCTAGAGTTAGATACATTGTTAGCTAACTTTTCCAATTTCCAAAAACCTAATAAAGTTGTTGCCAATATCCCATATAATATCACCGGTCCGATTCTGGAAAAGTTGCTAGGTACTATTACTCAGCCAGCTGTGCCAGGGTTTGATTTAATCGTGCTGCTAGTGCAAAAAGAAGTCGCTCAGCGGTTATATGCCAAACCCAGTTGTAGACAATTCGGGGCATTATCAGTGCGGGTGCAGTATCTCGCCCAATGTGAATTGATTTGCGATGTCCCTGGGTCGGCCTTCTCTCCTCCCCCCAAGGTTGATTCTGCTGTGGTGCGCTTACATCCGAGCCTAGCCGAACCACCAGCTTCTGACCCCAGATGCTTGGAGACACTATTGAAACTGGGCTTTGGCAGCAAACGTAAAATGTTGCGCAATAATTTAAAATCTGTAATTGAACGCGATCGCATCACCCAATTGCTGGAACAATTAGAAATAAGCCCTCAAGCCCGAGCGGAAGACCTTAGTGTTGCTCAGTGGATAGCCCTAGCTAATCAGATCACCATAAAGAATGCATTCATACTCCCTAAATGCCCCAGCTAA
- a CDS encoding DUF3119 family protein yields the protein MTSADYSPKSTSTVELPPSYTLPIVLIVAAVTIVLIQPWVSLAIALLGFFLLFQAVTIRLQFTETALDIYRSETLIRRFPYQEWQNWEIFWTSVPILFYFSEVKSIHFLPILFDPKLLRTCLEERFPKV from the coding sequence GTGACTTCTGCTGATTATTCTCCAAAATCAACATCAACCGTTGAACTACCTCCAAGTTATACACTGCCTATAGTGTTGATTGTTGCTGCAGTGACAATAGTGCTCATACAACCCTGGGTAAGTTTAGCGATCGCGTTGTTGGGCTTCTTCTTGTTGTTTCAGGCCGTAACCATACGCCTGCAATTTACTGAAACCGCCTTGGATATTTATCGCTCCGAAACCCTGATCCGGCGTTTTCCTTATCAGGAATGGCAAAATTGGGAAATCTTCTGGACATCAGTACCGATTTTGTTTTATTTTTCAGAAGTCAAAAGCATTCACTTTCTACCAATTCTATTTGACCCAAAGCTGCTACGAACTTGCCTAGAAGAACGCTTCCCTAAAGTATAA